A genomic segment from Fundulus heteroclitus isolate FHET01 chromosome 6, MU-UCD_Fhet_4.1, whole genome shotgun sequence encodes:
- the sugp1 gene encoding SURP and G-patch domain-containing protein 1 isoform X1, which translates to MESGEGGRGGWMSRPAQQQKNKMNMNILRQEKLIAQKKKEIEERMAEQAKLNAQTTSKSLPPSSLPIPQGATSNKFANDGSFLQQFMKMQKEKANNVSESTCDPKAPLSSTSSPPGNALQKKSAVVAQRPAIKVSKMISQFKTYSQPKKNPVLSQRPSVFSHPDEDDEEEETDYSKFLEMKVPPPAESSTRLIINKMASFVAEGGPELEKKAMEDYKDDPMFSFLFDKSSLEYLYFKHRVAVLKKDLQERENKSENVSPPVDAETQQIVENLARFVAEGGPEVEAIAIERNRDNPSFSFLFEQQSPAYLLYRKKLQEYRSTSESSSPPPADSRTDVQRPAVSSVRGISPKLNSSPVPQSQESETPPVKRKRKSRWGSEDDKVQLPVPPIVIPQDVNVPDPNTPSLSVQELSGLGYKKGKPLGLVGVTELSDDQKKQIKEQQEMQEMYEMIMKHKRAMADMQKLWEKAIREHQHEYDSDEELDQEAGTWEHQLRKMEMEKTREWAESLTEMGKGKHFIGDFLPPEELDKFMETFKALKEGRDPDYSEYKEFKLTVENLGFRMLMKMGWQEGEGLGSEGQGIKAPVNKGTTAMNGAGFGIERPAELTKGDDEYDAFRKRMMLAYRFRPNPLNNPRRPYY; encoded by the exons ATGGAGTCTGGCGAAGGAG GACGAGGAGGGTGGATGTCAAGACCAGctcagcagcaaaaaaacaagatgaaCATGAATATCCTTCGCCAAGAGAAGCTGATAGCTCAGAAGAAAAAGGAGATTGAAGAACGAATGGCAGAGCAAGCAAAGCTGAACGCTCAGACAACAAGCAAGTCCCTGCCTCCAAG CAGTTTGCCCATCCCACAGGGAGCTACTTCGAACAAATTTGCAAATGATGGAAGCTTCTTACAGCAGTTCATGAAGATGCAAAAAGAGAAAGCTAATAACGTCTCAG AGTCCACCTGTGACCCCAAGGCTCCTTTAAGTTCAACTTCCTCTCCGCCAGGAAACGCTTTGCAGAAAAAGAGCGCGGTGGTTGCCCAGCGGCCTGCGATTAAAGTTAGTAAAATGATTAGTCAGTTCAAGACCTACTCCCAGCCCAAGAAGAACCCTGTTCTCAGCCAAAGGCCTAGCGTGTTTTCCCATCCTGACGAGGacgatgaggaagaggagacgGATTACTCCAAGTTCCTGGAGATGAAAG TCCCTCCCCCAGCGGAATCAAGCACCAGACTCATTATCAACAAGATGGCCTCTTTCGTGGCCGAGGGAGGACCCGAGCTGGAGAAGAAGGCAATGGAGGACTACAAAGATGATCCTATGTTCTC GTTCTTATTTGATAAAAGCAGCTTGGAGTATCTGTACTTCAAACACCGAGTTGCAGTTTTGAAGAAGGATTTGCAGGAACGTGAGAATAAATCCGAAAATG TCTCCCCCCCAGTGGACGCGGAAACCCAGCAAATCGTTGAAAATCTGGCCCGGTTTGTGGCGGAGGGTGGCCCAGAGGTCGAAGCCATCGCCATTGAACGCAACAGAGACAATCCTTCATTCAG CTTTTTATTCGAGCAGCAAAGTCCGGCCTACCTTCTCTACAGAAAGAAACTACAGGAGTACCGTTCTACGTCTGAGAGCTCTTCACCGCCACCAGCAGATTCCAGGACAGATGTTCAGCGGCCAGCTGTGTCCTCAGTAAGGGGAATCTCTCCGAAGCTGAACAGCTCCCCAGTGCCTCAAAGTCAGGAATCAGAAACGCCTCCCGTCAAACGAAAGAGGAAGAGCAGATGGGGGTCTGAAGACGACAAAGTGCAGCTGCCAGTTCCTCCGATTGTTATTCCCCAAGATGTTAATGTTCCAGACCCTAACACACCCTCTCTATCCG TTCAGGAGCTGAGTGGTCTCGGTTATAAGAAGGGAAAGCCTCTCGGTTTGGTCGGAGTGACTGAACTGTCTGACGACCAGAAGAAACAAATCAAGGAACAACAAGAG ATGCAAGAGATGTATGAGATGATCATGAAGCACAAACGGGCGATGGCAGACATGCAGAAGTTGTGGGAGAAAGCCATTAGAGAGCACCAGCATGAATATGACAGTGACGAAGAGCTGGACCAGGAGGCTGGCACCTGGGAGCATCAGCTGAGAAAGATGGAAATGGAGAAGACGCGTG AGTGGGCGGAGTCTCTGACAGAAATGGGGAAAGGGAAGCATTTTATTGGAGACTTCCTTCCCCCTGAAGAGCTGGATAAATTCATGGAAACATTCAAGGCTCTCAAG GAAGGCCGGGACCCAGATTACTCAGAGTATAAGGAGTTTAAGTTGACGGTGGAGAATCTTGGTTTCCGGATGCTCATGAAGATGGGCTGGCAGGAAGGAGAAGGCCTGGGCAGTGAAGGACAGGGAATCAAAGCTCCTGTTAACAA GGGAACCACCGCGATGAACGGAGCCGGGTTCGGAATCGAGCGCCCAGCTGAGCTAACAAAGGGAGATGATGAGTACGACGCTTTCAGAAAGAGGATGATGCTTGCCTACCGCTTCAGGCCCAATCCCCTG aataatCCACGGAGGCCATATTACTGA
- the sugp1 gene encoding SURP and G-patch domain-containing protein 1 isoform X2, producing the protein MESGEGGRGGWMSRPAQQQKNKMNMNILRQEKLIAQKKKEIEERMAEQAKLNAQTTSKSLPPSLPIPQGATSNKFANDGSFLQQFMKMQKEKANNVSESTCDPKAPLSSTSSPPGNALQKKSAVVAQRPAIKVSKMISQFKTYSQPKKNPVLSQRPSVFSHPDEDDEEEETDYSKFLEMKVPPPAESSTRLIINKMASFVAEGGPELEKKAMEDYKDDPMFSFLFDKSSLEYLYFKHRVAVLKKDLQERENKSENVSPPVDAETQQIVENLARFVAEGGPEVEAIAIERNRDNPSFSFLFEQQSPAYLLYRKKLQEYRSTSESSSPPPADSRTDVQRPAVSSVRGISPKLNSSPVPQSQESETPPVKRKRKSRWGSEDDKVQLPVPPIVIPQDVNVPDPNTPSLSVQELSGLGYKKGKPLGLVGVTELSDDQKKQIKEQQEMQEMYEMIMKHKRAMADMQKLWEKAIREHQHEYDSDEELDQEAGTWEHQLRKMEMEKTREWAESLTEMGKGKHFIGDFLPPEELDKFMETFKALKEGRDPDYSEYKEFKLTVENLGFRMLMKMGWQEGEGLGSEGQGIKAPVNKGTTAMNGAGFGIERPAELTKGDDEYDAFRKRMMLAYRFRPNPLNNPRRPYY; encoded by the exons ATGGAGTCTGGCGAAGGAG GACGAGGAGGGTGGATGTCAAGACCAGctcagcagcaaaaaaacaagatgaaCATGAATATCCTTCGCCAAGAGAAGCTGATAGCTCAGAAGAAAAAGGAGATTGAAGAACGAATGGCAGAGCAAGCAAAGCTGAACGCTCAGACAACAAGCAAGTCCCTGCCTCCAAG TTTGCCCATCCCACAGGGAGCTACTTCGAACAAATTTGCAAATGATGGAAGCTTCTTACAGCAGTTCATGAAGATGCAAAAAGAGAAAGCTAATAACGTCTCAG AGTCCACCTGTGACCCCAAGGCTCCTTTAAGTTCAACTTCCTCTCCGCCAGGAAACGCTTTGCAGAAAAAGAGCGCGGTGGTTGCCCAGCGGCCTGCGATTAAAGTTAGTAAAATGATTAGTCAGTTCAAGACCTACTCCCAGCCCAAGAAGAACCCTGTTCTCAGCCAAAGGCCTAGCGTGTTTTCCCATCCTGACGAGGacgatgaggaagaggagacgGATTACTCCAAGTTCCTGGAGATGAAAG TCCCTCCCCCAGCGGAATCAAGCACCAGACTCATTATCAACAAGATGGCCTCTTTCGTGGCCGAGGGAGGACCCGAGCTGGAGAAGAAGGCAATGGAGGACTACAAAGATGATCCTATGTTCTC GTTCTTATTTGATAAAAGCAGCTTGGAGTATCTGTACTTCAAACACCGAGTTGCAGTTTTGAAGAAGGATTTGCAGGAACGTGAGAATAAATCCGAAAATG TCTCCCCCCCAGTGGACGCGGAAACCCAGCAAATCGTTGAAAATCTGGCCCGGTTTGTGGCGGAGGGTGGCCCAGAGGTCGAAGCCATCGCCATTGAACGCAACAGAGACAATCCTTCATTCAG CTTTTTATTCGAGCAGCAAAGTCCGGCCTACCTTCTCTACAGAAAGAAACTACAGGAGTACCGTTCTACGTCTGAGAGCTCTTCACCGCCACCAGCAGATTCCAGGACAGATGTTCAGCGGCCAGCTGTGTCCTCAGTAAGGGGAATCTCTCCGAAGCTGAACAGCTCCCCAGTGCCTCAAAGTCAGGAATCAGAAACGCCTCCCGTCAAACGAAAGAGGAAGAGCAGATGGGGGTCTGAAGACGACAAAGTGCAGCTGCCAGTTCCTCCGATTGTTATTCCCCAAGATGTTAATGTTCCAGACCCTAACACACCCTCTCTATCCG TTCAGGAGCTGAGTGGTCTCGGTTATAAGAAGGGAAAGCCTCTCGGTTTGGTCGGAGTGACTGAACTGTCTGACGACCAGAAGAAACAAATCAAGGAACAACAAGAG ATGCAAGAGATGTATGAGATGATCATGAAGCACAAACGGGCGATGGCAGACATGCAGAAGTTGTGGGAGAAAGCCATTAGAGAGCACCAGCATGAATATGACAGTGACGAAGAGCTGGACCAGGAGGCTGGCACCTGGGAGCATCAGCTGAGAAAGATGGAAATGGAGAAGACGCGTG AGTGGGCGGAGTCTCTGACAGAAATGGGGAAAGGGAAGCATTTTATTGGAGACTTCCTTCCCCCTGAAGAGCTGGATAAATTCATGGAAACATTCAAGGCTCTCAAG GAAGGCCGGGACCCAGATTACTCAGAGTATAAGGAGTTTAAGTTGACGGTGGAGAATCTTGGTTTCCGGATGCTCATGAAGATGGGCTGGCAGGAAGGAGAAGGCCTGGGCAGTGAAGGACAGGGAATCAAAGCTCCTGTTAACAA GGGAACCACCGCGATGAACGGAGCCGGGTTCGGAATCGAGCGCCCAGCTGAGCTAACAAAGGGAGATGATGAGTACGACGCTTTCAGAAAGAGGATGATGCTTGCCTACCGCTTCAGGCCCAATCCCCTG aataatCCACGGAGGCCATATTACTGA